One Xiphophorus maculatus strain JP 163 A chromosome 9, X_maculatus-5.0-male, whole genome shotgun sequence DNA segment encodes these proteins:
- the glrx2 gene encoding glutaredoxin 2: MGNLISSSTGSLSSTACVQLVQEMVSQNCVVIFSKTTCPYCKMAKNVFNEIGANYKVIELDQHNDGKRLQEALAQMTGVRTVPRVFVNGSCIGGGSDTKQLHQQGKLLPLIERCSPCCITEGSGSGHFEPSK; encoded by the exons ATGGGGAATCTTATTTCTTCCAGTACTGGGAGCCTCTCCAGTACAGCCTGTGTACAACTTGTTCAG GAGATGGTGTCACAGAACTGTGTTGTCATATTCTCCAAGACCACCTGTCCTTATTGCAAAATGgccaaaaatgtgtttaatgaaatTGGTGCCAATTACAAGGTGATTGAACTGGACCAGCACAACGATGGGAAGAGACTTCAGGAGGCCTTGGCACAGATGACTGGTGTCAGAACA GTTCCAAGAGTTTTTGTGAACGGAAGCTGCATTGGGGGCGGCTCTGACACCAAGCAGCTCCATCAGCAGGGAAAGTTGCTGCCGCTCATCGAGCGGTGCTCCCCCTGCTGTATTACCGAAGGATCAGGCAGTGGACACTTTGAACCCTCTAAATGA